Proteins from a single region of Streptomyces spinoverrucosus:
- a CDS encoding helix-turn-helix domain-containing protein, with protein MGDHKEQPLRVGAAVRRRRRALELTLAVVAERSGLSVPFLSQVENDRARPSQTSLEKVADALRTTAVELLAAADPACSVDVVRADTAEPGPTPQVRSLVRGHHQMHASEFVGDHEAGREIQYRNDQLMYVADGAVEIEAEGRAYRLGRGDTLYLTGGVRHRWRATVPDTRVIVVAVAEHIEAVQDRHR; from the coding sequence ATGGGCGACCACAAAGAGCAGCCCCTTCGGGTGGGCGCGGCCGTGCGGCGCCGCCGTCGCGCCCTGGAGCTCACCCTCGCCGTCGTGGCCGAGCGCAGCGGCCTGTCGGTCCCGTTCCTGAGCCAGGTCGAGAACGACCGCGCACGGCCCAGCCAGACCTCCCTGGAGAAGGTCGCCGACGCCCTGCGCACCACGGCCGTCGAACTCCTCGCCGCCGCCGACCCGGCGTGCAGCGTCGACGTGGTGCGCGCCGACACCGCCGAGCCGGGCCCGACCCCGCAGGTGCGGTCCCTGGTACGCGGTCACCACCAGATGCACGCCTCGGAGTTCGTCGGCGACCACGAGGCGGGCCGTGAAATCCAGTACCGCAACGACCAGTTGATGTACGTCGCGGACGGCGCCGTCGAGATCGAGGCGGAGGGCCGCGCCTACCGCCTGGGCCGCGGCGACACGCTGTACCTCACGGGCGGCGTCCGGCACCGCTGGCGGGCGACCGTGCCGGACACGCGCGTGATCGTGGTGGCCGTCGCCGAGCACATCGAGGCCGTTCAGGACCGGCACCGCTAG
- a CDS encoding helical backbone metal receptor codes for MRVVSLVPSLTEAVAVSAPGVLVGATDWCTHPADLDVTRVGGTKNPKVDRVLALAPDLVIANEEENRAPDLDALRTAGVEVLVTEVRDVPRAFRELARVLDACGADPRPAWLRDAEAAWARPPVLDPRRTAVVPIWRRPWMVLGRDTFAGDVLARLGVDHRYAGHPDRYPRIPLDELRAAAPDVVVLPDEPYRFSAGDGPESFEGLPCALVSGRHLTWYGPSLAEAPGVLAEALRAALR; via the coding sequence GTGCGCGTCGTGTCGCTGGTGCCCTCGCTCACGGAGGCCGTGGCGGTGTCCGCCCCCGGCGTCCTGGTCGGCGCCACGGACTGGTGCACCCATCCGGCGGACCTCGACGTCACCCGCGTCGGTGGCACCAAGAACCCCAAGGTCGACCGGGTCCTCGCGCTCGCCCCCGACCTGGTGATCGCCAACGAGGAGGAGAACCGCGCCCCCGACCTCGACGCCCTGCGCACGGCCGGCGTCGAGGTGCTGGTGACCGAGGTACGCGACGTGCCGCGGGCCTTCCGGGAGCTGGCGCGCGTGCTGGACGCCTGCGGGGCGGATCCGCGCCCGGCGTGGCTGCGGGACGCCGAGGCGGCCTGGGCGCGGCCACCCGTCCTGGACCCGCGCAGAACGGCCGTCGTGCCGATCTGGCGGCGGCCCTGGATGGTGCTGGGCCGCGACACCTTCGCGGGCGACGTCCTGGCCCGCCTCGGCGTCGACCACCGCTACGCCGGCCACCCGGACCGCTACCCGAGGATCCCGCTCGACGAACTGCGCGCCGCCGCCCCCGACGTGGTCGTCCTGCCGGACGAGCCCTACCGCTTCTCCGCCGGCGACGGCCCGGAGTCCTTCGAGGGGCTGCCCTGCGCGCTGGTCAGCGGCCGGCACCTGACGTGGTACGGACCGTCACTGGCCGAGGCGCCAGGGGTGCTGGCCGAGGCCCTGCGAGCAGCTCTCCGCTGA
- a CDS encoding TDT family transporter: MVTAAHPVSRPTRRVLAVRHLGPNWYASVMGTAVVATAGAALPVHVPGLRTACTAVWALSLALLAVLLAARALHWTHHRDQARAHLLDPATAPFYGCLAMALLAVGGGTITVGRDWIGIEAAVALDAVLFTAGTAVGLAAAVAVPYLMAVHHRPEPRQATPVWLLPLVAPMVSAALGPLLVPYLPPGQARETLLLACVALFGLSLVATLLLLPVLFARLLTAGPLPLALTPTLFLVLGPLGQSTTAVGNVADAAPYGESLLVVVYGVPVMGFALLWFTLATALVLRARRQGMGFAMTWWAFTFPVGTCVTGAEALGRHTGLVAFDWLAIGLYGVLVAAWAVVAVRTARGLLSGELLAGPRPAPLAPRPVTVRTTSGAGR, translated from the coding sequence ATGGTCACCGCCGCCCACCCCGTGTCACGCCCCACCCGGCGTGTTCTCGCCGTCCGTCACCTCGGACCGAACTGGTACGCCTCCGTCATGGGCACCGCCGTCGTCGCCACCGCCGGCGCCGCGCTCCCCGTGCATGTCCCGGGCCTGCGCACCGCCTGCACCGCCGTCTGGGCCCTGTCCCTGGCCCTCCTGGCGGTTCTGCTGGCCGCGCGTGCCCTGCACTGGACCCACCACCGCGACCAGGCGCGCGCCCACCTCCTGGACCCGGCGACGGCCCCCTTCTACGGCTGCCTGGCCATGGCCCTGCTGGCCGTCGGCGGCGGCACGATCACCGTCGGGCGGGACTGGATCGGCATCGAGGCGGCGGTGGCGCTCGACGCCGTGCTGTTCACGGCCGGTACGGCCGTCGGGCTGGCGGCCGCCGTCGCCGTCCCGTACCTGATGGCCGTACACCACCGGCCGGAGCCACGGCAGGCCACTCCCGTCTGGCTGCTGCCGCTGGTGGCGCCGATGGTGTCCGCGGCCCTCGGGCCGCTCCTCGTGCCGTACCTGCCGCCCGGGCAGGCCCGGGAGACGCTGCTGCTCGCCTGCGTGGCGCTGTTCGGCCTGAGTCTGGTCGCCACCCTGCTCCTGCTGCCGGTGCTCTTCGCCCGCCTGCTCACCGCGGGGCCGCTGCCGCTCGCCCTCACCCCGACGCTGTTCCTGGTGCTGGGCCCGCTGGGGCAGTCCACGACGGCGGTCGGCAATGTCGCGGACGCGGCGCCCTACGGCGAGAGCCTCCTCGTCGTGGTGTACGGGGTGCCCGTGATGGGCTTCGCGCTGCTGTGGTTCACGCTGGCGACCGCGCTGGTGCTCAGGGCCCGTCGCCAAGGGATGGGCTTCGCGATGACGTGGTGGGCGTTCACCTTCCCCGTCGGCACCTGCGTGACCGGCGCCGAGGCCCTGGGACGGCACACCGGACTCGTGGCCTTCGACTGGCTCGCCATCGGCCTGTACGGCGTCCTGGTGGCCGCCTGGGCCGTCGTCGCCGTACGGACGGCGCGCGGGCTGCTCAGCGGAGAGCTGCTCGCAGGGCCTCGGCCAGCACCCCTGGCGCCTCGGCCAGTGACGGTCCGTACCACGTCAGGTGCCGGCCGCTGA
- a CDS encoding LysR family transcriptional regulator — MSRSEGQENGRTSPGAGSLAHRVPDLGALELLLAVARLGSLGAAAREVGITQPAASSRIRSMERQLGVALVDRSPRGSRLTDTGVLVTDWARRVVEAAEAFDVGAQALRDRRDSRLRVAASMTIAEYLLPGWLLALRAGRPDTAVSLLAGNSAAVAERLLSDEADLGFVEGLTVPTGLDSVVVAHDHLVVVTAPGHPWARRRRPLSADELAATPLVLRETGSGTRQVLDAALGGLARPLIELSSTTAVKASAVGGAGPAVLSELAVGEELATRRLVSVPVDGVRLRRDLRAVWRTGHRPAGPARELLGLTRKSPKGR, encoded by the coding sequence ATGAGCAGGTCGGAGGGACAGGAGAACGGGCGGACGTCCCCGGGGGCGGGTTCGCTGGCACACCGGGTGCCGGATCTCGGGGCGCTGGAGCTGCTGCTGGCCGTGGCGCGGCTGGGGAGTCTCGGCGCGGCGGCCCGGGAGGTCGGCATCACCCAGCCGGCGGCGAGCAGCCGGATCCGTTCCATGGAACGGCAGTTGGGGGTGGCGCTGGTGGACCGCTCGCCGCGCGGCTCCCGGCTGACCGACACCGGGGTGCTGGTGACGGACTGGGCGCGGCGGGTCGTGGAGGCGGCCGAGGCCTTCGACGTGGGGGCGCAGGCGCTGCGGGACCGGCGGGACTCGCGGCTGCGGGTCGCGGCGAGCATGACCATCGCCGAGTACCTGCTGCCGGGCTGGCTGCTGGCGCTGCGCGCGGGGCGACCCGACACGGCGGTGTCGCTGCTCGCGGGCAACTCGGCCGCCGTCGCCGAGCGGCTGCTGTCCGACGAGGCCGACCTGGGCTTCGTGGAGGGGCTGACGGTCCCGACGGGACTGGACTCGGTGGTCGTCGCCCACGACCACCTCGTCGTCGTGACGGCACCCGGCCACCCCTGGGCCCGTCGGCGCCGCCCGCTGTCGGCGGACGAACTGGCGGCGACCCCGCTGGTCCTGCGCGAGACGGGCTCGGGCACCCGCCAGGTCCTGGACGCGGCGCTCGGCGGCCTCGCCCGCCCCCTGATCGAGCTGTCCTCGACCACGGCCGTGAAGGCGTCGGCGGTCGGGGGAGCGGGCCCGGCGGTGCTCAGCGAACTGGCGGTGGGCGAGGAACTGGCGACCCGGCGCCTGGTGAGCGTCCCCGTGGACGGCGTACGCCTGCGACGCGACCTGCGAGCGGTGTGGCGCACGGGGCATCGGCCGGCGGGGCCGGCGAGGGAGCTGCTGGGATTGACGCGAAAATCTCCCAAGGGGAGATGA
- a CDS encoding gamma-glutamyl-gamma-aminobutyrate hydrolase family protein: protein MTDRPLIGVSTYLEARTRWGVWELEAALLPAGYPRLVQRAGGLAAMLPPDVPERAAAAVARLDGLAIAGGPDVEPARYGAERDARTGPPARERDAWELALIDAALAARVPLLGICRGMQLLNVALGGTLVQHLDGHAEVVGVFGRHAVKPVPGTLYAGLVPEETSVPTYHHQSVDRLGTGLVVSAHAADGTVEAVELPGEHWVLGVQWHPEMGEDVRVMRGLVEAAG from the coding sequence ATGACGGACAGGCCGTTGATCGGCGTCAGTACGTATCTGGAGGCCAGGACGCGGTGGGGCGTGTGGGAACTGGAGGCGGCTCTGCTGCCGGCCGGGTATCCGCGGCTGGTGCAGCGGGCCGGCGGACTGGCCGCGATGCTGCCACCGGATGTGCCCGAGCGGGCGGCTGCGGCCGTGGCCCGGTTGGACGGGCTGGCGATCGCGGGCGGGCCTGATGTGGAGCCGGCGCGGTACGGCGCGGAGCGCGACGCCCGTACCGGGCCGCCGGCGCGGGAGCGGGACGCCTGGGAGCTCGCCCTGATCGACGCGGCGTTGGCGGCGCGGGTGCCGCTGCTGGGCATCTGCCGGGGGATGCAGTTGCTCAACGTCGCCCTGGGCGGGACGCTCGTGCAGCATCTCGACGGGCATGCGGAGGTGGTCGGGGTCTTCGGGCGTCACGCCGTCAAGCCGGTGCCGGGGACTTTGTACGCCGGTCTCGTGCCGGAGGAGACGTCTGTGCCGACGTACCACCATCAGTCCGTGGACCGGCTCGGTACGGGGCTGGTGGTCTCGGCGCATGCGGCGGACGGGACTGTGGAGGCCGTTGAACTGCCGGGAGAGCACTGGGTGTTGGGGGTGCAGTGGCATCCGGAGATGGGGGAGGACGTGCGGGTGATGCGGGGGCTGGTGGAGGCTGCCGGGTAG
- a CDS encoding FadR/GntR family transcriptional regulator — MSVDPVSDADDPLTPVLRPVRAGNGFEEALEQILQVLRLGLVPGGERLPAERELAERLGVSRVTLREVLKVLQDQGLVQARRGRYGGTFVLPRADGGGQDELRRRVAGVDIEDVLRFREVLEVGAAGLCAAHGLTGEQAARLREALARTHDAPLAEYRRLDTLLHLTLAELCGSPTLTAQYAAVRATVNDLLDCIPLLVRNLEHSQRQHTALVEAVLDGDTDGAREIMREHCAGTAALLRGFLT; from the coding sequence ATGTCGGTGGATCCGGTGAGCGACGCGGACGACCCGCTGACGCCGGTGCTGCGGCCGGTCCGGGCCGGCAACGGCTTCGAGGAGGCGCTGGAGCAGATCCTCCAGGTGCTGCGGCTCGGCCTGGTGCCCGGTGGTGAGCGGCTGCCCGCCGAGCGGGAGCTGGCGGAGCGGCTCGGCGTCAGCCGGGTGACGCTGCGCGAGGTGCTGAAGGTGCTCCAGGACCAGGGTCTGGTTCAGGCACGGCGCGGACGGTACGGCGGAACGTTCGTGCTGCCCCGCGCGGACGGCGGCGGCCAGGACGAGCTGCGCCGCCGGGTCGCCGGGGTCGACATCGAGGACGTCCTGCGCTTCCGGGAGGTGCTGGAGGTGGGCGCGGCCGGCCTGTGCGCGGCGCACGGGCTCACCGGCGAGCAGGCGGCGCGGCTGCGGGAGGCGCTGGCGCGCACCCATGACGCACCGCTCGCGGAGTACCGGCGCCTGGACACCCTGCTCCATCTCACGCTGGCCGAACTGTGCGGCTCACCGACGCTGACCGCGCAGTACGCGGCGGTACGGGCCACGGTGAACGACCTGCTGGACTGCATCCCGCTGCTGGTGCGCAACCTGGAGCACTCCCAGCGCCAGCACACGGCGCTGGTGGAGGCGGTGCTCGACGGGGACACGGACGGGGCACGGGAGATCATGCGGGAGCACTGCGCGGGGACGGCGGCGTTGTTGCGGGGATTTCTGACGTGA
- a CDS encoding glutamine synthetase family protein: protein MADRTAPLGVEELHALVAGGEIDTVVLAFPDMQGRLQGKRFAARFFLDEVLEHGTEGCNYLLAVDTEMNTVDGYEMSSWDRGYGDFAMHPDLSTLRRVPWNEATAMVVADLAWADGSPVVAAPRQILRRQLQRLAELGLTAQVGTELEFIVFKDTYEQAWDAGYRGLTPANQYNIDYSVLGTGRIEPLLRRIRNEMAGAGMTVESAKGECNPGQHEIAFRYDEALVTCDQHAIYKTGAKEIAAQEGMSVTFMAKYNEREGNSCHIHLSLADDKGHSVMPGDDGMSEVMRHFLAGQLAALRDFSLLYAPHINSYKRFQPGSFAPTAVAWGHDNRTCALRVVGHGRSLRFENRLPGGDVNPHLAVAGMVAAGLYGIEQKLELPEQCPGNAYTGEYAHVPTTLREAAELWENSPIAKAAFGDEVVAHYRNMARVELEAFDAAVTDWELRRSFERM, encoded by the coding sequence GTGGCAGACCGCACAGCCCCGCTCGGCGTCGAGGAGCTGCACGCCCTCGTCGCGGGCGGTGAGATCGACACCGTCGTCCTGGCCTTCCCGGACATGCAGGGGCGGTTGCAGGGCAAGCGGTTCGCCGCGCGTTTCTTCCTCGACGAGGTGCTGGAGCACGGCACGGAGGGCTGCAACTACCTCCTCGCCGTCGACACCGAGATGAACACCGTCGACGGCTATGAGATGTCCTCCTGGGACCGCGGCTACGGCGACTTCGCCATGCACCCCGACCTGAGCACCCTGCGCCGCGTCCCGTGGAACGAGGCCACCGCCATGGTCGTCGCCGACCTCGCCTGGGCCGACGGCTCCCCGGTCGTGGCCGCGCCCCGGCAGATCCTGCGCCGCCAGCTTCAGCGCCTCGCCGAGCTCGGCCTCACCGCGCAGGTCGGCACCGAGCTGGAGTTCATCGTCTTCAAGGACACCTACGAGCAGGCCTGGGACGCCGGCTATCGGGGCCTCACCCCCGCCAACCAGTACAACATCGACTACTCCGTCCTCGGCACCGGCCGCATCGAGCCCCTGCTGCGCCGCATCCGCAACGAGATGGCCGGCGCCGGCATGACCGTCGAGTCCGCCAAGGGCGAGTGCAACCCCGGCCAGCACGAGATCGCCTTCCGCTACGACGAGGCCCTGGTCACCTGCGACCAGCACGCGATCTACAAGACCGGCGCCAAGGAGATCGCCGCCCAGGAGGGCATGTCGGTCACCTTCATGGCCAAGTACAACGAGCGCGAGGGCAACTCCTGCCACATCCATCTGTCGCTGGCCGACGACAAGGGCCACAGCGTGATGCCCGGCGACGACGGCATGTCCGAGGTCATGCGGCACTTCCTCGCCGGGCAGCTCGCCGCGCTGCGGGACTTCTCGCTGCTCTACGCGCCGCACATCAACTCGTACAAGCGGTTCCAGCCGGGATCCTTCGCGCCGACCGCCGTCGCCTGGGGCCACGACAACCGCACGTGTGCGCTGCGGGTCGTCGGGCACGGACGGTCGTTGCGCTTCGAGAACCGGCTGCCCGGCGGTGACGTCAACCCGCACCTCGCGGTGGCGGGCATGGTGGCGGCGGGCCTGTACGGGATCGAGCAGAAGCTGGAGCTGCCCGAGCAGTGCCCCGGGAACGCGTACACCGGTGAGTACGCGCACGTGCCCACCACGCTCCGCGAGGCCGCCGAGCTCTGGGAGAACAGCCCGATCGCCAAGGCCGCCTTCGGTGACGAGGTCGTCGCCCACTACCGCAACATGGCGCGCGTCGAGCTGGAGGCGTTCGACGCCGCGGTGACCGACTGGGAGCTGCGCCGCTCCTTCGAACGTATGTGA
- a CDS encoding aldehyde dehydrogenase family protein yields MSDQLQVLNPATEEVLATIPAATEADVHAAVVRATRAQAGWAALAPADRARLLRRFAVTVDEHREELAQLEVREAGHTVGNARWEAGNVRDLLDYAAGGVERLTGRQIPVPGGLDVTILEPLGVVGVIAPWNFPMPIAAWGTAPALAAGNAVLLKPAETTPLTAVRLAELALEAGMPEGLFQVLPGRGPVAGNALVEHPGVAKIVFTGSTAVGKRVLVKGSDLLKRVTLELGGKSPNIVFADADLEAAAAAAPMSFLDNSGQDCCARTRILVQRSAYDRFLDLLAPAVEAVAVGDPADATTDMGPLISRSQLDRVRSYVDPDAPGIRGKAPEGPGFWFPPTVLTGVSPVARVAVEEVFGPVAVVLPFDDEADAIRLANATDYGLSGSIWTRDVGRALRVSQAVRAGNLSVNSHSSVRYWTPFGGFKQSGIGRELGPDALAAFTETKNVFISSESRTEGLAQ; encoded by the coding sequence TTGTCCGACCAGCTCCAGGTACTGAATCCGGCGACCGAGGAGGTCCTCGCCACGATCCCGGCGGCGACCGAGGCCGACGTCCACGCGGCGGTCGTACGGGCCACTCGCGCGCAGGCCGGCTGGGCCGCCCTCGCCCCCGCCGACCGCGCCCGGCTGCTGCGCCGGTTCGCGGTCACCGTCGACGAACACCGCGAAGAACTCGCCCAGTTGGAGGTCCGTGAGGCCGGGCACACGGTCGGCAACGCCCGCTGGGAGGCGGGCAACGTCCGCGATCTGCTCGACTACGCGGCCGGGGGAGTGGAGCGGCTGACCGGCCGCCAGATCCCGGTCCCCGGCGGCCTCGACGTCACGATCCTGGAGCCGCTCGGCGTCGTCGGCGTCATCGCGCCCTGGAACTTCCCGATGCCGATCGCGGCGTGGGGCACGGCTCCGGCGCTCGCGGCGGGCAACGCGGTGCTCCTCAAGCCCGCCGAGACGACTCCGCTGACCGCCGTGCGGCTGGCCGAACTCGCCCTGGAGGCGGGTATGCCCGAGGGGCTGTTCCAAGTGCTGCCCGGCCGTGGCCCGGTCGCGGGCAACGCGCTGGTCGAGCATCCGGGCGTGGCGAAGATCGTCTTCACTGGGTCAACGGCCGTGGGCAAACGGGTGTTGGTGAAGGGTTCGGATCTCCTCAAGCGCGTCACCCTCGAACTCGGCGGCAAGAGCCCCAACATCGTCTTCGCCGACGCCGACCTCGAAGCCGCCGCGGCCGCCGCCCCCATGTCCTTCCTCGACAACTCCGGCCAGGACTGCTGCGCCCGCACCCGCATCCTCGTCCAGCGCAGCGCGTACGACCGCTTCCTCGACCTCCTCGCCCCCGCCGTCGAGGCGGTCGCGGTCGGCGACCCGGCCGACGCGACCACGGACATGGGGCCGCTGATCTCCAGGTCCCAGCTGGACCGCGTGCGCTCGTACGTCGACCCGGACGCGCCCGGCATCCGCGGCAAGGCCCCCGAGGGCCCCGGCTTCTGGTTCCCGCCCACCGTCCTCACCGGCGTCAGCCCGGTGGCGCGCGTGGCCGTCGAGGAGGTCTTCGGCCCCGTCGCCGTCGTCCTGCCCTTCGACGACGAGGCCGACGCGATCCGCCTCGCCAACGCCACCGACTACGGTCTCTCCGGCTCCATCTGGACCCGGGACGTCGGCCGCGCCCTGCGCGTCTCGCAGGCGGTCCGGGCGGGCAACCTGTCCGTCAACTCCCACTCCAGCGTGCGCTACTGGACCCCGTTCGGCGGCTTCAAGCAGTCCGGTATCGGCCGTGAACTGGGCCCGGACGCGCTCGCCGCGTTCACCGAGACCAAGAACGTCTTCATCAGCAGCGAATCCCGTACGGAAGGCCTCGCACAGTGA
- a CDS encoding 3-oxoacyl-ACP reductase produces the protein MTSETTDIVCRRLVGRTAVVTGAGSGIGLAAARRLASEGAHVVCGDVDEARGKAAAEEVGGIFVNVDVTDPEQVEALFRTAYETYGSVDVAFNNAGISPPDDDSILETGLEAWKRVQEVNLTSVYLCCKAAIPYMRRQGKGSIINTASFVARMGAATSQISYTASKGGVLAMSRELGVQFAREGIRVNALCPGPVNTPLLQELFAKDPERAARRLVHIPLGRFAEADEIAAAVAFLASDDSSFVNATDFLVDGGISGAYVTPL, from the coding sequence GTGACCTCTGAGACCACCGACATCGTCTGTCGCCGACTGGTCGGCCGTACCGCCGTCGTCACCGGAGCCGGCAGCGGCATCGGTCTCGCCGCCGCCCGCCGGCTCGCCTCCGAGGGCGCGCACGTCGTCTGTGGCGACGTCGACGAGGCGCGCGGCAAGGCGGCCGCCGAGGAGGTCGGCGGGATCTTCGTGAACGTCGACGTCACCGACCCCGAGCAGGTCGAGGCGCTGTTCCGGACGGCGTACGAGACGTACGGCAGCGTCGACGTCGCCTTCAACAACGCCGGGATCTCCCCGCCCGACGACGACTCCATCCTGGAGACCGGCCTGGAGGCCTGGAAGCGCGTCCAGGAGGTCAACCTCACCTCCGTCTACCTGTGCTGCAAGGCCGCGATTCCCTACATGCGCCGGCAGGGCAAGGGTTCCATCATCAACACCGCGTCCTTCGTGGCCCGGATGGGCGCGGCCACCAGCCAGATCTCCTACACGGCCTCCAAGGGCGGCGTCCTCGCCATGTCCCGCGAACTGGGCGTGCAGTTCGCCCGCGAGGGCATTCGCGTCAACGCCCTCTGCCCCGGCCCGGTCAACACCCCGCTGCTGCAGGAGCTGTTCGCCAAGGACCCGGAGCGCGCCGCGCGCCGCCTGGTGCACATCCCGCTCGGCCGGTTCGCCGAGGCCGACGAGATCGCCGCCGCCGTCGCGTTCCTGGCCAGCGACGACTCCTCCTTCGTCAACGCCACCGACTTCCTGGTGGACGGGGGCATCTCCGGGGCGTACGTCACGCCGCTGTAG
- a CDS encoding DUF2510 domain-containing protein, translating to MTPPPGWYRDPSAPHADRWWDGTAWTEHRRPPGPPGPPTPAGGRAASSPRARTVALTAAGALLVAALVTGAVVLGAGDDNGGGAQANTAPPNTTTTAPPTTSPEPSPDDPTVVVDELNGITLPLLDGWVRPENISVDNVMMTTNGTYDCPGDGGICRHGLVISRTADDADETSPEVLAKADIADAADEAYDRDLVGRRPYGGIESHQVVKSGPVAVAGRAGYFVRWRVTTAEGPGGYVQSLAFQSSVGTEAPVIVRYVFDAGPDGPPLADMDRITEGIRPVGDADTGGGVGAGISPTG from the coding sequence ATGACACCCCCGCCCGGCTGGTACCGCGATCCGTCGGCCCCGCACGCCGACCGCTGGTGGGACGGCACGGCCTGGACAGAGCACCGGCGCCCGCCCGGGCCCCCAGGCCCGCCGACCCCGGCCGGCGGCCGTGCCGCGTCGTCCCCCCGCGCGAGGACCGTGGCCCTCACCGCCGCCGGGGCGCTCCTGGTGGCCGCGCTCGTCACGGGCGCGGTCGTCCTCGGCGCCGGCGACGACAACGGCGGCGGCGCGCAGGCGAACACCGCCCCGCCGAACACCACGACCACAGCACCGCCCACCACCTCCCCGGAACCCTCGCCCGACGACCCGACGGTCGTCGTCGACGAACTCAACGGCATCACCCTGCCGTTGCTGGACGGCTGGGTCCGGCCGGAGAACATCAGCGTGGACAACGTCATGATGACCACCAACGGGACGTACGACTGCCCGGGCGACGGCGGAATCTGCCGGCACGGCCTGGTCATCTCCCGCACGGCCGACGACGCCGACGAGACGTCCCCCGAGGTGCTGGCCAAGGCCGACATCGCGGACGCGGCCGACGAGGCCTACGACCGTGACCTCGTCGGCCGGCGCCCCTACGGCGGCATCGAGTCGCACCAGGTCGTCAAGTCCGGGCCGGTCGCGGTGGCGGGCCGCGCCGGGTACTTCGTGCGCTGGCGGGTCACCACCGCCGAGGGGCCCGGCGGTTACGTGCAGTCCCTCGCCTTCCAGTCCAGCGTGGGCACGGAGGCACCGGTCATCGTGCGGTATGTGTTCGACGCCGGTCCGGACGGTCCGCCGCTGGCCGACATGGACCGGATCACCGAGGGCATCCGGCCGGTCGGCGACGCGGACACCGGCGGCGGGGTGGGCGCCGGCATCAGCCCGACCGGCTGA
- a CDS encoding amino acid deaminase/aldolase, which produces MTARAADRARYDRATAHLDAPVAIVDLDAFDANADDLVRRAGGKPIRVASKSVRCRALLERVLARDGFAGIMSFTLAESLWLARSGFEDVLLAYPSADRAGFAELTSDPKLAAAVTVMVDDPAQPALIDEARDGGREVVRVCLELDTSLQLFGGRVRVGARRSPLHSPADVADLARAVVRRPGFEVVGIMAYEGHIAGVGDAISGRPVRSRAVRLMQAAARRELAERRAAVVRAVRAVVPGLQFVNGGGTGSVQHTAAEDAVTEIGAGSGLYVPRLFDNYTSFSGRPAALFAQPVVRRPGVGVVTVLGGGYPASGAAGTDRLPVPYLPEGLRYDPQEGAGEVQTPLLGSPADDLLIGDKVWFRHAKAGELCERFDALHLVEGDRVTATVPTYRGEGRTFL; this is translated from the coding sequence ATGACTGCGCGCGCCGCCGACCGGGCCCGTTACGACCGGGCCACCGCCCATCTTGACGCCCCCGTCGCGATCGTGGACCTGGACGCCTTCGACGCCAACGCGGACGACCTGGTCCGCCGCGCGGGCGGGAAGCCGATCCGCGTCGCCAGCAAGTCCGTACGCTGCCGTGCCCTGCTCGAACGCGTCCTGGCCAGGGACGGCTTCGCGGGGATCATGTCGTTCACGCTCGCCGAGTCGCTGTGGCTGGCCCGCTCCGGTTTCGAGGACGTCCTCCTCGCCTATCCGTCGGCCGACCGCGCCGGCTTCGCCGAACTCACCTCCGACCCCAAGCTCGCCGCCGCGGTCACGGTGATGGTCGACGACCCCGCCCAGCCGGCCCTCATCGACGAGGCGCGGGACGGCGGTCGCGAAGTCGTGCGGGTGTGCCTGGAGTTGGACACCTCCCTGCAGCTGTTCGGCGGTCGGGTGCGGGTCGGGGCCCGCCGCTCGCCGCTGCACTCCCCCGCCGACGTCGCCGACCTGGCCCGGGCGGTGGTCCGGCGGCCGGGGTTCGAGGTCGTGGGGATCATGGCGTACGAGGGGCACATCGCCGGTGTCGGGGACGCGATCTCGGGACGGCCGGTGCGCTCGCGGGCGGTGCGGCTGATGCAGGCGGCGGCCCGGCGGGAGCTGGCGGAGCGGCGTGCGGCGGTGGTGCGCGCGGTGCGGGCCGTGGTGCCGGGGCTTCAGTTCGTCAACGGCGGCGGTACGGGCAGTGTGCAGCACACCGCCGCCGAGGACGCGGTCACGGAGATCGGCGCCGGGTCGGGGCTGTACGTGCCACGGCTGTTCGACAACTACACGTCGTTCAGCGGCCGTCCGGCGGCGCTGTTCGCCCAGCCGGTGGTGCGCAGGCCCGGCGTCGGCGTGGTGACCGTCCTCGGCGGTGGCTATCCGGCGTCCGGCGCGGCCGGGACGGACCGGCTGCCGGTGCCGTATCTGCCGGAGGGGTTGCGGTACGACCCCCAGGAGGGCGCCGGTGAGGTGCAGACGCCGCTGCTGGGCTCGCCGGCCGACGACCTGCTGATCGGCGACAAGGTGTGGTTCCGGCACGCCAAGGCCGGTGAGCTGTGCGAGCGGTTCGACGCGCTGCATCTGGTCGAGGGCGACCGGGTGACGGCGACCGTGCCGACGTATCGCGGGGAGGGCCGCACGTTCCTCTGA